One Pecten maximus chromosome 7, xPecMax1.1, whole genome shotgun sequence genomic window carries:
- the LOC117331027 gene encoding C-type lectin domain family 6 member A-like — translation MPITAGSCQFGMPYCTQSVRSQPPNISHSLARTPDTQHVNFYEDKTRSNYVFRDPLFTVVTSSLSKCVALCNIESECYGVSLHISDNSCRGYKRFAGPSTSHGTRVWKKDIRCHPHFTYIKSLDLCWKSYNLLDWNNANRFCSEEDARLIVFDTASKLDSVRQDISEAGETGYYWVGGQYVFGQWEWLDGTKVDMSTTFWGPGEPNDSGDCIGLVMFSHMKFDDGRCTATLRYICEKP, via the exons ATGCCAATTACAGCCGGAAGCTGCCAGTTTGGTATGCCGTACTGTACGCAGTCAGTTCGCAGTCAACCACCAAACATATCTCACAGTCTGGCTC GTACACCGGATACGCAGCACGTGAACTTTTATGAGGACAAAACAAGGTCTAACTATGTTTTTCGTGATCCTTTGTTCACTGTCGTGACGTCAAGTTTGTCCAAATGTGTAGCCCTGTGTAATATAGAGTCAGAATGTTATGGAGTCAGTCTTCATATCAGCGATAATAGTTGCCGTGGTTACAAACGATTTGCTGGCCCTTCGACAAGCCATGGAACGAGAGTCTGGAagaaag ATATACGTTGCCATCCACACTTCACTTACATTAAGTCTCTGGATCTTTGTTGGAAAAGTTATAATTTGCTTGATTGGAATAATGCCAATAGATTTTGCTCAGAGGAGGACGCACGGCTGATAGTTTTCGACACGGCCAGCAAACTGGATTCCGTCCGGCAGGATATTTCTGAAGCAGGAG aaaCTGGATACTACTGGGTAGGAGGACAATATGTGTTTGGTCAATGGGAATGGCTGGACGGTACTAAAGTGGACATGAGCACAACTTTCTGGGGACCTGGGGAACCAAACGATAGTGGTGATTGCATTGGGTTGGTAATGTTTTCCCACATGAAGTTTGATGACGGCAGGTGTACGGCTACCTTAAGATATATTTGTGAAAAACCATAA